From a region of the Butyrivibrio sp. AE3004 genome:
- a CDS encoding iron-containing alcohol dehydrogenase has product MDNFKYYAPTEVIFGKDVEDQTGETAVKYGKKALLVYGKGSVVKSGLLERVEKSLSESGVEYKEFGGAKPNPTLAHAEEGIKEALSFGADMIIGIGGGSAIDTAKAIAHGAANPDEKLWELWTKKVPLTKSLPVGAVLTIAAAGSEMSDSAVLTNEELGKKAGINTDFNRCRFAMVNPALGMTLPKNQIAAGVTDIMMHTMERYFIPGIQCDMTDEIAEGLLRTVIKNGKIVVDTPSDYDAMAEIFWASSLSHNNLTECGRGKDFSVHKFGHALSARYDVTHGDSLAAVWGSWAKALYKDADSRFAKFARKVWGISEENDEKAAAAGIDKTVEFFKSIGMPVSLHDLGINPTDDDLTALSMDATMQDTVKLSRIRPIDAKAAFEIYKAAL; this is encoded by the coding sequence ATGGACAATTTCAAGTACTACGCACCCACGGAAGTTATTTTCGGAAAAGATGTTGAAGATCAGACAGGCGAAACCGCTGTAAAATACGGTAAAAAAGCACTTTTGGTTTATGGAAAAGGAAGTGTTGTAAAGAGCGGACTTTTGGAAAGAGTTGAAAAATCTCTTTCAGAGTCAGGTGTGGAGTACAAGGAATTTGGCGGAGCAAAACCCAATCCGACACTTGCTCATGCAGAGGAAGGAATTAAGGAAGCGCTCTCTTTTGGTGCAGATATGATAATAGGGATCGGCGGCGGAAGTGCGATAGATACCGCAAAGGCTATTGCGCACGGAGCCGCTAATCCGGATGAGAAGCTATGGGAGCTTTGGACAAAGAAGGTACCGCTTACAAAGTCACTTCCTGTTGGAGCTGTATTAACAATTGCCGCAGCAGGAAGTGAGATGAGTGACTCAGCTGTACTTACAAATGAGGAGCTTGGCAAGAAAGCAGGTATTAACACAGATTTTAACAGATGCAGATTTGCCATGGTTAATCCCGCACTTGGAATGACACTTCCAAAGAATCAGATAGCTGCAGGCGTTACTGATATCATGATGCACACCATGGAGAGATACTTCATTCCGGGTATTCAGTGTGACATGACAGATGAGATAGCGGAAGGCCTTTTGAGAACCGTTATTAAAAACGGAAAGATTGTAGTTGATACACCTTCAGACTATGATGCAATGGCTGAGATATTCTGGGCATCAAGTCTTTCACATAACAATCTGACCGAATGCGGACGAGGCAAGGATTTTTCAGTTCACAAGTTTGGGCATGCTTTGTCAGCCCGCTATGATGTGACTCACGGTGATTCGCTTGCAGCGGTGTGGGGGTCATGGGCAAAGGCATTATATAAGGATGCTGATTCAAGATTTGCTAAATTTGCGCGTAAGGTATGGGGAATATCCGAAGAGAATGATGAAAAGGCTGCAGCTGCAGGTATAGACAAAACAGTGGAATTCTTTAAGAGTATAGGAATGCCTGTAAGTCTGCATGATCTTGGAATTAATCCCACTGATGATGATCTTACAGCCCTTTCTATGGATGCAACGATGCAGGATACCGTTAAGCTTTCAAGAATAAGGCCGATTGATGCCAAAGCCGCTTTTGAAATATATAAGGCTGCGCTTTAA
- a CDS encoding IS110 family transposase, with the protein MAFKIFRKNCCGLDVHKTWIYACIGITDANGRTEYFEKRFSSFSRGLRELAEWLAKYHCVDVCMESTGKYWIPVFNILEKSCNVVLAHPKYTKPQKGNKTDRKDAKWICDLFMCDMIKPSFIPPADIRHLRDLVRYRFKLICMITGEKNRALNCLTVSNLKLDEVFTDVFGKSSRSITEYILKHPGECFDVTPFVDRRCKHPIEEIQAAVDGAICKEQAIKLRQCLDHIDELEKHKNEIEREIFRVSDPYNDALALIRTVPGLDKNPFTAIQILSEIGGDMSVFPTDKHLVSWAGCCPRNDQSNFKIKSTRISRAGIYLKPVLVQVANALIKSKKHPEITERYRRIKSHRGHKKAIIAICRMLLTAIWHILTDLKPYTPDGYFIQKSVEEKKTLTTAQALNLLKSRGFIIKDDLAEVTS; encoded by the coding sequence TTGGCATTTAAAATCTTTCGAAAGAACTGCTGTGGGCTTGATGTCCACAAAACCTGGATCTATGCATGCATTGGTATTACCGATGCAAATGGCCGCACTGAGTATTTTGAAAAAAGGTTCTCGTCCTTCTCAAGAGGACTGCGTGAACTTGCTGAATGGCTGGCCAAGTATCATTGTGTTGATGTCTGCATGGAATCTACTGGCAAGTACTGGATACCCGTTTTTAATATCCTTGAAAAGTCTTGTAATGTCGTACTTGCCCATCCCAAATATACAAAGCCCCAAAAAGGTAATAAAACCGATCGTAAGGATGCAAAATGGATATGTGACTTATTTATGTGTGACATGATCAAGCCTTCCTTCATTCCGCCAGCTGACATTCGTCATCTTAGAGATCTTGTGAGATACCGTTTCAAGCTTATCTGTATGATCACAGGCGAAAAGAATCGTGCCCTTAATTGTCTCACAGTATCAAATCTTAAGCTTGATGAAGTGTTCACTGATGTTTTTGGCAAATCTTCCAGATCCATAACTGAATATATTCTTAAGCATCCCGGGGAATGTTTCGATGTTACTCCTTTTGTTGACAGGCGATGTAAGCATCCAATTGAGGAAATCCAGGCTGCCGTTGATGGCGCTATCTGTAAGGAGCAAGCAATCAAGCTTCGTCAATGTCTGGATCACATAGATGAGTTAGAGAAACACAAGAATGAAATAGAACGGGAAATCTTTCGTGTTTCTGATCCTTACAACGATGCTCTTGCCCTAATTCGTACAGTTCCGGGGTTGGATAAAAATCCATTCACGGCAATACAGATACTTTCAGAAATAGGTGGCGATATGTCTGTCTTCCCCACAGACAAGCACCTTGTTTCCTGGGCTGGATGCTGTCCACGCAATGACCAAAGCAATTTCAAAATCAAATCCACTAGGATTTCCCGTGCTGGTATTTATCTTAAACCTGTATTGGTGCAAGTTGCAAATGCTTTGATCAAATCCAAGAAGCATCCCGAAATTACAGAACGTTATCGCCGTATCAAATCACATCGTGGTCACAAGAAAGCCATCATTGCAATCTGTCGTATGCTCCTGACCGCTATCTGGCACATACTCACAGATCTTAAGCCCTATACTCCTGATGGTTATTTTATTCAGAAGTCCGTTGAAGAAAAGAAAACTCTTACAACTGCTCAGGCTCTTAATCTATTGAAGTCCAGAGGTTTTATCATCAAAGATGATCTTGCAGAAGTGACATCGTAG
- the typA gene encoding translational GTPase TypA, with protein MKQTRNDVRNVAIIAHVDHGKTTLVDGLLRQSGVFREGQDVVERVMDSGDIERERGITIMSKNTAISYKDIKINIIDTPGHADFGGEVERVLKMVNGVILVVDAFEGAMPQTKFVLGKAMELKLPVIVCINKIDRPEARPGEVIDEVLELLLDLGADDKQLDCPFVFASAKAGTSSMSLDEPGSDLKPLLDTIINYIPAPVGDPDAGTQMLISTIDYNEYVGRIGVGKVDNGTVKVNQEVIVINHHEPDRSFKTKISKLYEFQGLGKVEVQEAGIGSIVAISGIEDLKIGDTLCAPDAPNAIPFQKISEPTISMNFIVNDSPLAGQEGKYVTSRHIRDRLYKELNTDVSLRVEDTDTTETFKVSGRGELHLSVLIETMRREGYEFAVSKAEVIYKTDENGKKLEPMEKCYIDVPEEFAGSVIQKLGERKGEMINMGLANGGYTRLEFLIPSRGLIGYRGEFMTDTKGNGIMNTIFEGYAPYKGDISYRKQGSLIAFETGEAVTYGLFNAQERGQLFISPGDKVYSGMVIGSSGKSEDIEVNVCKTKHLTNTRTSSSDEALRLVPPRIMSLEQSIDFIDTDELLEVTPTTLRIRKKILDPTLRKRAGFAAKNKK; from the coding sequence ATGAAACAGACAAGAAACGATGTCAGAAACGTAGCAATTATTGCCCACGTCGATCACGGTAAGACAACACTGGTTGACGGACTTCTCAGACAGAGCGGTGTTTTTCGTGAGGGCCAGGACGTCGTAGAGCGTGTTATGGACTCAGGAGATATCGAGCGTGAGCGTGGAATCACCATCATGTCCAAGAACACAGCTATCAGCTACAAAGACATTAAGATTAACATTATTGATACGCCCGGCCACGCAGACTTTGGCGGAGAGGTAGAGCGTGTCCTTAAAATGGTTAATGGTGTTATTCTTGTCGTTGACGCTTTTGAGGGTGCGATGCCCCAGACCAAGTTCGTTCTTGGAAAAGCAATGGAGCTTAAGCTTCCCGTAATCGTATGTATAAATAAGATCGACAGACCTGAGGCTCGTCCGGGTGAAGTTATCGATGAAGTACTTGAGCTTCTTCTTGACCTTGGCGCAGATGATAAGCAGCTTGACTGTCCTTTCGTATTTGCATCAGCTAAGGCGGGAACATCATCCATGTCACTTGATGAGCCCGGAAGCGACCTTAAGCCTCTTCTCGACACTATCATCAATTACATTCCCGCACCTGTAGGTGATCCCGATGCAGGTACTCAGATGCTTATCAGTACTATCGACTACAATGAATATGTTGGCCGTATAGGTGTTGGTAAGGTTGATAACGGAACAGTTAAGGTTAACCAGGAAGTAATTGTAATAAATCACCATGAGCCTGATCGTTCATTTAAGACCAAGATCAGTAAGCTTTATGAATTCCAGGGACTTGGCAAGGTAGAGGTTCAGGAAGCAGGAATAGGTTCTATCGTGGCAATTTCAGGTATTGAAGATCTTAAGATTGGTGATACACTCTGTGCTCCGGATGCACCTAATGCAATTCCTTTCCAGAAGATTTCAGAGCCTACAATTTCAATGAACTTCATTGTTAATGATTCACCTCTTGCAGGTCAGGAAGGAAAATACGTAACATCACGTCATATTCGTGATCGTCTTTACAAGGAACTTAACACTGACGTATCACTCAGAGTTGAGGATACAGATACAACAGAGACCTTTAAGGTTTCAGGACGTGGTGAGCTTCATCTTTCTGTCCTTATCGAGACAATGCGTCGTGAAGGCTATGAATTTGCAGTAAGTAAGGCTGAGGTTATTTATAAGACCGATGAAAACGGTAAGAAGCTTGAGCCTATGGAAAAATGCTACATCGATGTTCCTGAAGAATTTGCTGGAAGTGTTATCCAGAAGCTTGGTGAGCGTAAGGGTGAGATGATCAACATGGGACTTGCAAACGGTGGCTATACACGTCTTGAGTTCCTTATCCCTTCAAGAGGACTTATCGGATACAGAGGTGAGTTCATGACAGATACCAAGGGTAACGGTATCATGAACACAATCTTTGAGGGCTATGCTCCTTACAAGGGTGACATCTCTTATCGTAAGCAGGGGTCACTTATTGCTTTCGAGACAGGTGAAGCAGTAACCTATGGTCTTTTCAATGCTCAGGAGAGAGGACAGCTCTTCATCAGCCCCGGCGATAAGGTTTATTCAGGTATGGTCATCGGTTCCAGTGGAAAGAGTGAAGATATCGAGGTTAACGTATGTAAGACCAAGCACCTTACAAACACAAGAACATCATCTTCCGATGAGGCATTGAGACTTGTTCCTCCGCGCATCATGTCACTTGAGCAGAGTATTGACTTCATCGATACTGATGAGCTTCTTGAGGTAACACCTACAACTCTTCGTATCCGTAAGAAGATACTTGATCCTACACTTCGTAAGAGAGCAGGATTTGCCGCAAAAAATAAAAAATAA
- a CDS encoding RrF2 family transcriptional regulator has translation MFSTKGRYALRIMIDLAEQNRSDFIPLKDIAERQDISKKYLEIIAKEMVKGKLIVGASGKHGGYKLLREPSDYSIGEIIELMEGSMAPVVCLEENADECPRLTKCKTISMWKEFYNMEKDFFYNKKLSDLL, from the coding sequence ATGTTTTCAACAAAGGGCCGCTATGCACTTAGGATAATGATTGATCTGGCTGAGCAGAATCGCTCTGACTTTATTCCACTTAAAGATATTGCCGAAAGACAGGACATTTCAAAAAAGTATCTTGAAATCATCGCAAAAGAGATGGTCAAAGGAAAGCTTATAGTAGGTGCAAGTGGAAAACACGGTGGCTATAAACTGCTTAGAGAGCCTTCAGATTATTCTATTGGCGAAATAATAGAGCTCATGGAGGGTTCCATGGCACCTGTTGTATGTCTTGAGGAAAACGCAGATGAATGTCCCCGCCTTACAAAATGTAAAACCATTTCCATGTGGAAGGAGTTCTATAATATGGAAAAAGATTTCTTCTACAATAAAAAATTGAGCGATCTGCTTTGA
- a CDS encoding glycoside hydrolase family 95 protein has product MQSKLQDREVILRYTKPASDFNEAMPIGNGRIGGMVYGGPDKDLVGLNEDSVWSGGLRHRINPDAKEGLKEVRDLLFKGDIPAAEKTAFEKMQGINPNSRHYMPLGDLNIVFSCDDEDVTEYSRILDIGNAVATVKYKCGNTEYKREYFASAPDNALIVHITSSVPGKVSFKADIDGRDDYYDDNRPCADNMIMYTGGTGSKDGIFFAAVLAGSCKGGSIRTLGKKISVECADEATLILTCRTSFYEYSLSDKEDTLNDLDGKKYARRAIKDAKAVIEKSYEDVKETHISDYKKYFDRVELLLNDNSDSARELSTDERLKRFSANDGTLEKRNLDNKLMELYFNFGRYLMISGSRPGTQPLNLQGIWNKDMWPAWGSKYTVNINTEMNYWPAESCNLSEFHEPLFDLLERVCVNGRITAKEMYGIEKGFVCHHNTDIWGDTAPQDEWIPATIWPMSGAWLATHVFEHYEYTKDKEFLKDKYHLIKEACEFFTEFLIEDSDGRLVTSPSVSPENTYMTDKGVKGCLCMGPSMDSQIITVLFEDEIKASEILGIDEAFAERLKQMMEKLPKPEIGKYGQIKEWAVDYDEVEIGHRHISQLFALYPADLITPEKTPLLAKAARATLERRLSHGGGHTGWSRAWIANMWARLYDSKKVYENIEKLLGNSTNPNMFDNHPPFQIDGNFGGEAAICEALLQCTNGEIILLPALPDEWSEGSVKGLRAKGGFTVNMSWKNKELSSAEIIADHDSECDVRISGALRHFKAIAKERLELI; this is encoded by the coding sequence ATGCAAAGTAAATTACAGGACAGAGAAGTGATTCTTAGATATACAAAGCCTGCATCGGATTTTAATGAGGCTATGCCTATAGGAAACGGTAGAATAGGCGGAATGGTATATGGAGGTCCGGATAAGGATCTTGTTGGATTAAATGAGGATTCTGTGTGGTCGGGCGGTTTAAGACACAGAATTAATCCCGATGCGAAGGAAGGCCTTAAGGAAGTAAGAGACCTTCTTTTTAAAGGGGATATTCCGGCTGCAGAGAAAACTGCATTTGAAAAAATGCAGGGAATAAATCCCAATAGCAGGCATTATATGCCGCTTGGAGACCTTAACATAGTTTTTTCCTGCGATGATGAAGACGTTACGGAGTACAGCCGAATCCTTGATATAGGTAATGCCGTTGCCACCGTAAAGTACAAGTGCGGGAACACAGAGTATAAAAGAGAGTATTTTGCGTCTGCTCCCGATAATGCGCTGATAGTACACATTACATCATCAGTGCCCGGTAAAGTGAGCTTCAAAGCTGATATTGACGGACGGGATGATTATTATGACGACAACAGGCCCTGCGCTGACAACATGATTATGTATACGGGAGGAACAGGTTCAAAGGATGGAATCTTTTTTGCTGCTGTTCTTGCCGGCTCCTGCAAGGGAGGAAGCATTAGGACTCTTGGTAAAAAGATAAGCGTTGAATGTGCGGATGAGGCAACTCTTATATTGACTTGCCGCACAAGTTTTTATGAGTACAGCTTAAGTGACAAGGAAGATACATTAAACGATTTAGATGGGAAGAAGTATGCCCGGAGAGCAATAAAGGATGCAAAAGCTGTTATTGAAAAATCTTATGAGGATGTAAAAGAAACTCATATTTCAGATTATAAAAAGTACTTTGACAGGGTAGAACTGTTATTAAATGATAACAGTGACAGCGCAAGAGAGCTCTCTACTGACGAGAGACTTAAGAGGTTTTCAGCAAACGACGGTACCTTGGAAAAAAGAAATCTCGATAATAAGCTGATGGAGCTTTACTTTAATTTTGGCAGATATCTGATGATTTCAGGAAGCCGTCCGGGGACACAGCCACTAAACCTTCAGGGAATCTGGAACAAGGATATGTGGCCTGCATGGGGAAGTAAGTACACGGTGAATATAAACACAGAGATGAATTATTGGCCGGCTGAAAGCTGCAATCTTTCTGAGTTTCATGAGCCGCTTTTTGATCTTCTTGAGAGGGTCTGCGTAAACGGAAGAATTACAGCCAAGGAGATGTATGGTATCGAAAAGGGTTTTGTATGCCATCACAATACGGATATCTGGGGAGATACCGCACCACAGGACGAATGGATTCCCGCAACCATATGGCCAATGAGCGGAGCATGGCTTGCTACCCATGTTTTCGAGCATTACGAATATACGAAAGACAAGGAATTTCTTAAGGATAAATATCACCTGATAAAAGAAGCCTGTGAGTTTTTTACAGAATTCCTTATTGAAGACAGTGACGGAAGGCTTGTTACCTCACCTTCCGTATCACCTGAAAATACCTACATGACCGATAAGGGTGTAAAAGGGTGTCTTTGCATGGGACCGTCTATGGATTCACAGATAATTACAGTTCTTTTTGAGGATGAAATAAAGGCATCAGAGATTCTCGGAATTGATGAGGCCTTTGCAGAGCGCCTTAAACAGATGATGGAGAAACTCCCAAAGCCTGAAATAGGAAAATACGGTCAGATAAAGGAATGGGCTGTTGATTACGATGAGGTTGAGATAGGCCACAGACATATTTCGCAGCTTTTTGCGCTTTATCCGGCAGACCTTATAACACCGGAAAAGACTCCGCTCCTTGCAAAAGCAGCGAGAGCTACCCTTGAAAGAAGACTTTCTCATGGCGGAGGACATACGGGATGGAGCAGAGCCTGGATCGCAAATATGTGGGCAAGATTATATGACAGCAAGAAGGTGTACGAGAATATTGAAAAGCTCCTCGGCAATTCCACAAATCCGAACATGTTTGACAATCATCCGCCGTTTCAGATAGACGGAAACTTTGGAGGAGAGGCGGCAATTTGTGAAGCCCTTTTGCAGTGTACAAACGGAGAAATTATTCTTTTGCCCGCACTACCGGATGAGTGGAGTGAAGGAAGCGTAAAGGGGTTAAGGGCAAAGGGAGGCTTTACCGTCAATATGAGCTGGAAAAATAAGGAGCTTTCCTCTGCTGAAATTATAGCTGATCATGACAGTGAATGTGATGTCAGAATAAGTGGAGCATTAAGACATTTTAAAGCAATAGCGAAAGAGAGACTGGAGCTTATTTAG
- a CDS encoding O-acetylhomoserine aminocarboxypropyltransferase/cysteine synthase family protein, which translates to MSNYKFETLQLHVGQEQPDPATDARAVPIYQTTSYVFRNSQHAADRFGLADAGNIYGRLTNSTQDVLEKRIAALEGGSAALAVASGAAAITYTIEALAANGGHIVAQKTIYGGSYNLLAHTLPQYGVTTTFVDAHNLQEVEGAIKENTRAIYLETLGNPNSDIPDIDAIAEIAHKHGLPLVIDNTFGTPYLIRPIEHGADIVVHSATKFIGGHGTTLGGIIVESGKFNWKESGNYPQIAAPNPSYHGVSFYDAVGPAAFVTYIRAILLRDTGATISPFNAFLLLQGVETLSLRLDRHAENTKKVVEFLSKHPQVEKVNHPSLSDHPDHALYEKYFPNGGASIFTFEIKGGREAAWKFIDNLEIFSLLANVADVKSLVIHPATTTHSQLNDEELADQGITQSTIRLSIGTEHIDDIIADLEKGFAAAK; encoded by the coding sequence ATGAGTAATTACAAATTCGAGACACTTCAGTTACACGTAGGTCAGGAACAGCCGGATCCGGCAACAGACGCAAGAGCGGTTCCGATTTACCAGACAACATCTTATGTATTCAGAAATTCACAGCATGCAGCAGACAGATTCGGACTTGCTGATGCGGGAAACATTTACGGAAGACTTACAAATTCCACACAGGATGTTCTTGAGAAGAGAATTGCAGCTCTTGAAGGTGGAAGCGCAGCACTTGCAGTTGCATCCGGAGCAGCAGCAATAACCTATACTATAGAAGCTCTTGCTGCTAATGGCGGACACATAGTTGCACAGAAGACAATCTACGGTGGAAGCTACAATTTACTGGCTCATACACTTCCTCAGTACGGTGTTACAACAACCTTTGTTGATGCTCATAATCTTCAGGAGGTTGAGGGAGCAATCAAAGAAAATACAAGAGCCATCTATCTTGAGACACTTGGTAATCCCAACAGTGATATCCCGGATATTGATGCAATCGCAGAAATCGCTCATAAGCACGGACTTCCGCTTGTAATTGATAACACCTTCGGAACACCATATCTTATCAGACCTATCGAGCACGGTGCTGACATTGTTGTTCATTCAGCAACAAAGTTCATAGGCGGACATGGAACAACTCTTGGAGGAATCATTGTTGAATCAGGAAAATTTAACTGGAAGGAGAGTGGCAACTATCCTCAGATAGCAGCTCCTAATCCGAGCTACCACGGTGTATCCTTCTATGACGCAGTTGGACCTGCTGCATTTGTTACTTATATAAGAGCAATTCTTCTCAGAGATACAGGCGCAACAATTTCTCCGTTTAATGCATTCCTTCTTCTTCAGGGAGTTGAAACACTGTCCCTTAGATTGGACAGACATGCTGAGAACACAAAGAAGGTTGTGGAATTCCTTTCAAAGCATCCTCAGGTTGAGAAGGTTAATCATCCTTCACTTTCTGATCATCCGGATCATGCACTTTATGAGAAGTATTTCCCTAATGGCGGAGCTTCAATCTTCACATTTGAGATCAAGGGCGGAAGAGAAGCAGCATGGAAGTTTATCGATAACCTGGAAATCTTTTCACTGCTTGCAAACGTTGCGGATGTAAAGAGCCTTGTTATTCATCCCGCTACAACAACTCATTCACAGCTTAATGATGAGGAGCTTGCAGATCAGGGAATCACACAGAGCACGATAAGACTTTCAATCGGCACGGAGCATATCGATGATATTATTGCAGATCTTGAAAAGGGCTTTGCAGCAGCTAAATAA
- a CDS encoding TIGR01440 family protein, translated as MYEELTNQSSQVTEELIEKAGLQKGQILVVGCSTSEVCGDTIGTGSNLEAAEAVFSGIYSATQKHGIYLAAQCCEHLNRAIIIEADAVPGQDIVNVVPQPKAGGSFATTAYKTFAHPVAVEEIRADAGLDIGDTLIGMHLKKVAVPLRLTNNKIGEAHITSARVRPKFIGGIRAHYDETLE; from the coding sequence ATGTACGAAGAACTTACAAATCAGTCATCACAGGTTACAGAAGAATTAATAGAAAAAGCTGGTCTACAAAAAGGACAGATCCTTGTTGTCGGCTGTTCCACCTCGGAAGTATGCGGAGATACAATCGGAACCGGCTCAAACCTTGAGGCTGCAGAGGCTGTATTTTCCGGAATATATTCAGCCACTCAAAAGCATGGCATATATCTTGCAGCGCAGTGCTGTGAACATTTAAACCGTGCAATCATAATTGAAGCTGATGCTGTTCCGGGACAGGATATAGTAAATGTTGTTCCTCAGCCCAAGGCCGGCGGCTCCTTTGCGACCACAGCCTATAAAACCTTTGCTCATCCTGTTGCAGTCGAAGAGATAAGAGCAGATGCCGGACTTGATATCGGAGATACCCTTATAGGTATGCACCTGAAAAAGGTCGCAGTACCTTTAAGACTCACAAATAACAAAATAGGCGAAGCACATATCACCTCCGCCCGTGTTCGTCCAAAATTCATCGGTGGCATCCGTGCCCACTACGACGAAACCCTTGAATAA
- a CDS encoding flotillin family protein, translated as MDTTLIIALAIIIVIAIIVIAAGYVKAPPDKAFIISGMRKVPRILIGRAGVKIPFFERVDKLYLGQMTVDIKTEQSVPTNDFINVNVDAVAKVRIGTTPEAIQLAAKNFLNKTPEQITMDLQDSLQGNMREIIGTLALKTINTDRDSFSDQVMEKASKDMNKLGIEILSCNIQNVTDENGLISDLGMDNTAKIKKDAAIAKAQADRDVAIAKAEADKAANDARVLAQTEIAEKNNALAIKQAELKREADTASAVADAAYEIQTQEQQKSIQTATVNAQIAKAEREAELKQKEVIVKQQELAAEIEKKADAEKYQAEKKAEAELVQRQKKAEAAKYEQEREADAKKAQAEAQKFAAEQEAAGIKAKYDAEAAGIAAKGKAEAEAIRAKGIAEAEAMEKKAEAYKKYNGAAMAEMMIKIMPQMAAEIAKPLSQIDKINIYGTGDGTNGASQISGNMPIVMKQVFDTMSEATGVDFTEIMRAGTYDAKVNKNINLSGEAVNVTVNAPKEEN; from the coding sequence ATGGATACTACATTAATTATCGCACTCGCAATTATCATTGTAATCGCGATCATCGTCATAGCAGCGGGCTATGTAAAGGCACCTCCGGATAAGGCATTTATCATTTCCGGTATGAGAAAGGTTCCAAGAATTCTCATAGGACGTGCAGGTGTAAAAATCCCGTTTTTTGAAAGAGTAGATAAACTGTATCTTGGACAGATGACCGTTGATATCAAGACAGAGCAGTCAGTGCCCACAAACGATTTCATCAATGTAAATGTTGACGCTGTCGCAAAGGTAAGAATCGGCACAACACCTGAAGCAATTCAGCTTGCAGCCAAGAACTTCCTTAACAAGACACCCGAGCAGATCACAATGGATCTTCAGGACTCCCTGCAGGGTAACATGCGTGAGATCATAGGTACACTTGCTTTAAAGACGATCAATACTGACAGAGACAGCTTTTCCGATCAGGTTATGGAAAAGGCTTCAAAGGACATGAACAAACTCGGTATTGAGATTTTGTCCTGTAACATTCAGAACGTTACTGATGAAAACGGTCTTATAAGCGATCTTGGTATGGACAACACCGCTAAGATCAAGAAGGATGCAGCTATTGCAAAGGCTCAGGCAGACAGAGACGTTGCCATTGCCAAGGCAGAAGCTGATAAGGCAGCCAACGATGCACGTGTACTTGCACAGACCGAGATAGCAGAGAAAAACAATGCTCTCGCGATTAAGCAGGCAGAGCTTAAGAGAGAAGCTGATACAGCAAGTGCTGTAGCCGACGCAGCTTATGAAATCCAGACTCAGGAACAGCAGAAATCAATTCAGACAGCTACAGTAAATGCCCAGATTGCAAAGGCTGAGCGTGAGGCTGAACTTAAGCAGAAGGAAGTTATAGTTAAACAGCAGGAACTTGCAGCCGAGATTGAGAAAAAGGCAGATGCCGAGAAGTATCAGGCTGAGAAGAAGGCCGAAGCAGAGCTTGTTCAGAGACAGAAAAAAGCTGAAGCAGCAAAGTATGAGCAGGAACGTGAAGCTGATGCCAAAAAGGCTCAGGCTGAAGCCCAGAAATTTGCGGCAGAGCAGGAAGCTGCCGGTATTAAAGCAAAGTATGATGCAGAGGCAGCAGGTATTGCAGCAAAAGGTAAGGCAGAAGCTGAAGCCATCAGGGCCAAGGGTATTGCGGAAGCTGAGGCTATGGAGAAGAAAGCAGAAGCCTACAAGAAGTATAACGGCGCAGCTATGGCAGAAATGATGATCAAGATCATGCCTCAGATGGCAGCTGAAATTGCGAAGCCTCTTTCACAGATCGACAAGATCAATATATACGGAACAGGCGATGGTACCAATGGCGCAAGCCAGATTTCGGGAAATATGCCTATTGTAATGAAACAGGTATTTGATACAATGTCAGAAGCAACAGGTGTTGACTTTACAGAGATTATGAGAGCCGGCACATATGATGCCAAAGTTAATAAAAACATTAATCTGTCGGGAGAAGCAGTAAATGTAACTGTTAATGCTCCAAAGGAGGAAAACTAA